In a single window of the Coriobacteriia bacterium genome:
- a CDS encoding adenine glycosylase yields MTTRLTQTPIAASGLAEFVTRVAEAGVELYRDFPWRRTTDPYEVLVSEVMLQQTQVSRVEKRFEEWLAEFPTIDALAQAPLEPVLRAWQGLGYNRRAVALKRAAEQTAERFGGTLPADDAELRSLPGIGPATAAGVLAFAYDKPARYLETNVRAVFLHELFGDRDGVSDREIEPLVSAAVEEAGRQGVGPRAWYYALLDYGAHLKRSLPNPSRRSAHHTRQSRFEGSRRQKRAWLLRAVMEESGLSAEEYGRDLGRAERDAGRDAPDVGDVSAILDDLVADGFLAREGDRWFVR; encoded by the coding sequence ATGACGACCCGTCTCACGCAAACCCCCATCGCCGCATCCGGGCTCGCCGAGTTCGTGACGCGCGTGGCCGAGGCCGGCGTTGAGTTGTACCGCGACTTCCCGTGGCGTCGCACGACCGACCCCTACGAGGTCCTGGTCTCGGAGGTCATGCTTCAGCAGACGCAGGTCAGCCGAGTCGAGAAGCGCTTCGAGGAGTGGCTCGCCGAGTTCCCGACCATCGACGCCCTGGCTCAAGCTCCGCTCGAACCGGTGCTACGTGCATGGCAGGGGCTGGGCTACAACCGACGCGCCGTCGCTCTGAAGCGCGCCGCCGAGCAGACTGCCGAGCGTTTTGGCGGCACGCTGCCTGCCGACGACGCCGAGCTGCGCTCGCTGCCGGGCATCGGTCCAGCGACCGCAGCCGGTGTGCTGGCTTTCGCCTACGACAAGCCCGCTCGCTATCTTGAGACCAACGTACGCGCGGTCTTCCTGCACGAGCTGTTCGGCGACCGCGATGGCGTGTCGGATCGCGAGATCGAGCCGCTCGTCTCGGCGGCGGTGGAGGAGGCCGGCAGGCAGGGAGTCGGGCCGCGCGCCTGGTACTACGCGCTGCTCGACTACGGCGCGCATCTGAAGCGCTCGCTGCCCAACCCGTCGCGACGCAGCGCGCACCACACGCGGCAGAGCCGCTTCGAGGGGTCGCGTCGCCAGAAGCGCGCGTGGCTGTTGCGCGCCGTCATGGAAGAGTCGGGCCTGTCCGCCGAGGAGTACGGCCGCGACCTGGGACGCGCTGAGCGCGACGCCGGGCGCGATGCGCCGGACGTTGGCGACGTGTCGGCGATCTTGGATGACCTGGTCGCGGATGGCTTTCTGGCTCGCGAGGGAGACCGCTGGTTCGTGCGCTAG
- a CDS encoding cupredoxin domain-containing protein: MKKLLVVAGVVLVIAASVGLAGCSNSAAPPLPGNAVTIENHGFSPAVGSVKVGDTVTWTNKDSTQHTVTIGDVDSGAIGVGKTYSYKFETAGTYPYYCRYHPSMVATIVVQ, from the coding sequence ATGAAGAAGTTGCTCGTAGTCGCTGGTGTCGTGCTCGTCATTGCCGCGTCTGTCGGCTTGGCTGGCTGTTCGAACTCCGCCGCGCCGCCACTTCCGGGCAACGCTGTTACGATCGAGAACCACGGGTTCAGCCCAGCGGTGGGCTCGGTCAAGGTCGGCGACACGGTGACGTGGACCAACAAGGACAGTACTCAGCACACCGTGACCATCGGCGACGTTGACAGTGGTGCCATTGGGGTAGGCAAGACTTACTCGTACAAGTTTGAAACGGCTGGAACGTACCCTTACTACTGCCGGTATCACCCTTCGATGGTCGCCACAATCGTCGTGCAGTAG
- a CDS encoding cupredoxin family copper-binding protein, whose protein sequence is MKRLTTLGTLALAALVLVVVSGCASSTPATTPATTPPPATSGSSSSGAPATSSAAVTIANFAFSPSNVTVAVGGTVTWTNNDSVPHTVTGADFDSGPLSPGKTFSHTFPKAGSFDYKCTIHPSMAPGKVTVQ, encoded by the coding sequence ATGAAACGACTCACCACGCTAGGAACCTTGGCGCTGGCGGCACTCGTGCTCGTAGTCGTGAGTGGTTGCGCCAGTTCGACGCCCGCCACCACTCCGGCGACAACGCCGCCGCCAGCGACTTCGGGCTCCAGCTCAAGTGGGGCTCCCGCGACATCCAGCGCGGCAGTCACGATTGCGAACTTCGCTTTCAGCCCCTCGAATGTGACCGTTGCCGTTGGTGGCACCGTGACCTGGACAAACAACGACAGCGTCCCCCACACGGTGACAGGTGCGGACTTCGACTCAGGCCCCCTGTCCCCCGGCAAGACGTTCTCGCACACTTTCCCCAAGGCGGGCTCGTTCGACTACAAGTGCACGATTCACCCATCCATGGCTCCCGGCAAAGTCACAGTCCAGTAG
- the larC gene encoding nickel pincer cofactor biosynthesis protein LarC, with protein MSQRATIAYLDCSTGVSGDKFLGALLDAGELRGDFTAEHLRAVVTAIAPEVRVSVERVLSRGVSSLSVLVTAEGQPTHRHWSDIEALIQAADLADPVRASALRAFEALAAAEAVVHGVALEDVHFHEVGAIDSIVDIVGTCAGVHALGLDGAIVVGPVAVGSGTVETSHGVLPVPAPATAGLLADVPIVPGPATGELTTPTGAALLKALASGYGDMPPMMIDRLGYGAGTRDIGMPNVCRIMIGEPMVGHLGVPASDLQPVVLLETNIDHLPAEELAFAAEELLAAGALDVWQTPIFMKKGRSAVMLSVLANPADADSLAERAIALTGSLGVRRQTIERSCVAREILEVATPWGPARVKRGAGRLRPEHDDVARIARAHGLPYAAVAREIAHLAETPDPIDER; from the coding sequence ATGAGTCAGCGAGCAACGATCGCCTACCTCGACTGCTCGACCGGCGTCTCAGGCGACAAGTTCTTGGGCGCCCTGCTCGATGCGGGCGAACTGCGCGGCGACTTCACCGCCGAGCACCTGCGCGCCGTCGTGACCGCAATCGCGCCCGAGGTGCGCGTGAGTGTTGAGCGCGTGCTCTCCCGAGGGGTTAGCTCACTGAGCGTGCTCGTCACTGCCGAGGGCCAGCCCACGCATCGGCACTGGAGCGACATCGAAGCGCTGATCCAAGCCGCCGACCTCGCCGATCCCGTGCGCGCAAGCGCTTTGCGGGCATTCGAGGCTCTCGCCGCTGCCGAGGCGGTCGTTCACGGAGTCGCACTCGAGGACGTCCACTTTCACGAGGTCGGCGCGATCGACTCGATCGTCGACATCGTCGGCACGTGCGCTGGAGTGCACGCGCTGGGACTCGATGGCGCGATCGTCGTCGGGCCGGTGGCTGTTGGCAGCGGAACCGTCGAGACGTCGCACGGCGTGCTACCGGTGCCGGCGCCCGCGACCGCGGGCCTTCTCGCCGACGTCCCGATCGTCCCCGGCCCAGCGACCGGCGAGCTCACCACGCCCACGGGCGCTGCTCTGCTCAAGGCGCTGGCCTCGGGCTACGGCGACATGCCGCCGATGATGATCGATCGCCTCGGCTACGGAGCGGGCACCCGCGACATCGGCATGCCCAATGTCTGCCGCATCATGATCGGCGAGCCGATGGTGGGCCACCTGGGAGTCCCGGCGAGCGATCTGCAGCCCGTGGTCCTGCTCGAGACCAACATCGACCACCTCCCCGCCGAGGAGCTCGCGTTCGCCGCCGAGGAGCTTCTTGCCGCAGGCGCCCTCGACGTCTGGCAGACGCCCATCTTCATGAAGAAGGGCCGCTCGGCGGTGATGCTCTCGGTGCTTGCGAATCCCGCCGATGCCGACTCTCTGGCCGAGCGCGCTATCGCGCTCACCGGCTCTCTAGGCGTACGGCGCCAGACCATCGAGCGTTCGTGCGTGGCGCGCGAGATCCTCGAGGTCGCAACTCCGTGGGGTCCGGCGCGCGTCAAGCGCGGTGCGGGCCGGCTGCGCCCCGAACACGACGACGTTGCCCGTATCGCCCGCGCCCACGGACTGCCGTACGCCGCTGTCGCTCGAGAGATCGCTCACCTCGCCGAGACCCCCGACCCGATCGACGAGCGCTAG
- a CDS encoding peptidylprolyl isomerase — translation MAPKSGDTVRVHYRGTLSDGSEFDSSAGRDPLEFVVGSGQVIPGFDAAVIGLEPGEKVTVNIPAADAYGEPQPEGLQKFPLSAFPSAPEIGWAVELGGPNGERIPATVHLIEGDDVILDFNHPLAGQDLTFEIELVEVIPE, via the coding sequence ATGGCACCCAAGTCCGGCGATACCGTTCGCGTGCACTACCGCGGAACCCTGTCAGACGGTTCCGAGTTCGATAGCAGCGCCGGTCGCGATCCGCTCGAGTTCGTCGTCGGTTCGGGCCAGGTCATCCCCGGTTTCGACGCGGCCGTAATCGGCCTCGAGCCCGGCGAGAAGGTCACCGTCAACATCCCCGCAGCCGATGCCTATGGCGAGCCTCAGCCCGAGGGCCTGCAGAAGTTCCCGCTCTCGGCGTTCCCGTCCGCTCCCGAGATTGGCTGGGCGGTTGAGCTCGGCGGACCGAACGGCGAGCGCATTCCGGCGACCGTCCATCTCATCGAGGGCGACGACGTCATTTTGGACTTCAACCATCCGCTGGCCGGTCAGGATCTGACCTTCGAGATCGAACTGGTCGAAGTCATCCCGGAGTAG
- a CDS encoding L,D-transpeptidase — MKRSSISTLARLCCAMAVLGVLLALSFGSVATAASASTPGVPASSTGGPSPATTSTPTTSTPTTSAPIAKVDNRPKAPKFVPHRGKAIYIDRRHQRVYLYVDGRQIDKFKCSTSSTLPRRGTYHMIRKRKQSWSFNGAVTFYWQVIFTVGPHGHNIAFHSVPVNSSGHEIAPVGKPVSHGCVRLPYNKAKFLYHWIGKKTPIVVRP, encoded by the coding sequence ATGAAACGCAGCTCGATCTCGACGCTCGCTCGCCTGTGTTGCGCGATGGCGGTGCTTGGTGTGCTGCTGGCGCTCTCCTTCGGCTCGGTGGCGACCGCGGCCAGTGCATCGACTCCGGGCGTACCGGCGAGCTCGACGGGCGGGCCCTCTCCGGCGACGACCTCCACGCCAACCACGTCGACGCCCACAACCTCCGCGCCCATCGCGAAGGTCGACAACCGACCCAAGGCCCCCAAGTTTGTGCCGCACAGGGGCAAAGCAATCTACATCGACCGCAGACACCAGCGTGTCTATCTGTACGTGGATGGCCGACAGATTGACAAGTTCAAGTGCTCGACGTCGTCCACGCTTCCGCGGCGAGGCACGTACCACATGATTCGCAAACGCAAGCAGTCATGGAGCTTCAACGGTGCCGTGACCTTCTACTGGCAGGTGATCTTCACCGTCGGGCCGCACGGCCACAACATCGCGTTTCACTCGGTACCGGTGAACTCGTCGGGGCACGAGATTGCGCCGGTAGGCAAGCCGGTCTCGCACGGTTGCGTCAGGCTGCCCTACAACAAGGCGAAGTTCCTTTACCACTGGATTGGCAAGAAGACGCCCATCGTTGTTCGGCCGTAG